From the Syntrophomonadaceae bacterium genome, one window contains:
- the mutM gene encoding DNA-formamidopyrimidine glycosylase: MPELPEVETVKRSLAAKILQIPILDVEVLFPKVIKFPSAVDFSAILRGKRFVSIDRKGKYLLFHLDDGHVLIVHLRMTGRLLWVKEEAALVKHTHIVIVFENGYQLRFQDQRQFGTLHLLPGNQLHLLAGLDKLGPEPLTNLSVTGLKDSLSKSRRKIKDVILDQTIIAGIGNIYADEILFAAALHPERPAKSLTDEEIIRLYEAMLSRLEAGIRHRGTSFRDYVDGEGKQGEFQALLKVYGREGLPCFQCGSLICRHRIGGRSSCFCPACQK, encoded by the coding sequence TTGCCCGAATTGCCGGAAGTAGAAACAGTAAAACGATCTCTGGCCGCTAAAATACTGCAGATACCCATTTTGGATGTTGAAGTATTATTTCCTAAAGTAATAAAATTTCCCTCGGCGGTAGACTTTTCTGCCATCCTACGGGGCAAGCGATTTGTCAGCATTGATCGCAAGGGCAAATATCTGCTTTTCCACCTGGATGATGGACATGTTTTAATAGTCCACTTGCGGATGACAGGACGTTTATTATGGGTAAAAGAGGAAGCGGCTTTAGTTAAACATACCCATATCGTGATTGTTTTTGAGAACGGGTACCAGTTAAGATTTCAGGACCAGCGCCAGTTTGGCACATTACATCTATTGCCTGGCAATCAACTGCATCTTCTTGCTGGGTTAGATAAGTTGGGTCCCGAGCCCTTAACCAATTTATCTGTTACTGGTCTAAAAGATTCTTTGAGCAAAAGTAGAAGGAAAATAAAGGATGTCATTTTGGATCAGACTATCATTGCAGGTATCGGCAACATTTATGCTGATGAAATACTGTTTGCAGCCGCCCTCCATCCGGAAAGACCGGCCAAAAGCCTGACCGATGAGGAAATAATCAGGCTATATGAGGCTATGCTTTCCAGACTTGAAGCTGGTATCCGCCATCGGGGAACTTCTTTCCGGGATTATGTTGATGGAGAAGGTAAACAGGGTGAGTTTCAAGCCCTTTTAAAAGTATATGGCAGAGAAGGCTTGCCATGCTTTCAATGCGGCAGTCTGATTTGCCGTCATAGAATTGGGGGCCGTAGTTCCTGTTTCTGTCCTGCCTGCCAAAAATAA